The sequence GGGTACTCATCCGGGTACTACCGGTTCCCGCCCTCGGCGAGCGACCTGATGCGATCGAGGCGCCGTTCCCACCCGCTCGCGATGAGGTCGAGCTGTCGGGCGACCTGACTCAGGCGGGCGCCGACCGGCTCGTAGCGCACCTCGCGACCGGCCTTCGCGCCGTCCACCAGCCCCACGTCCTCCAGGACGCGAAGGTGTTTCGCGATCGCCTGCCGTGAGATCGGCAGCTCCGAGGCGAGCGCCGACGCCGACGCCGGCGACCGGGAGAGTCGGACGAGGATCTGCCACCGGCTGTCGTCGGCCAGCGCCGCGAACAGCTCGACGGGGGCGTCGGCCATCGCGGCGTCAGGCACGGGCAGCGGCTCCGGTGAGGTGGGCACGAGCCAGATCCAGCTCGATACGCCAGCCCTCGGTGTGATCGTCGAATCGGGAGCGGCGATCGGCCTCCGGTTCGGAGAGCGACGCGAATCCGGACTCGGCGACCTTGAGCACCACGCCGGTGTCGGTCGGGGTGACCCAGAATTCCACCAGCGTCGACGAACTCGACAGGTCGTCGACGTCGATATGCCAGCGGAAGGCCGCGTAATCGGGTTCGTCGAGCGTCACTGTGCGGAAGGCGAACCGGCCGTGGGTCGGGTCCGTGACATACGAGATCTCGCCGTCCTTGGTGATCTGGTGGTCCAGAATCTGCTGGTCGTTGATGTACCAGCCCGGCTCGCTGACCAGCGCCCAGACACGGTCGGCGGGGGCGTCGATGCTGATCTCACGTTCGATGCGATCGAATCGGGCATCCATGATGTGCTCCTTCACTCGGGGTTATCTGCAACTCCATAGTTGCATATCGACGCCAGGTCATGCAACCCTCCGGTTGCAATATGATGAGAAGCCTTGACCTCAAGTGAACTTGAGGTATCAGAGTTGACGGATGACCTCAACGCTTCTGCATCGCATCGACAAATTCTCCGTGCCCACCGAGGCAATGACCGAGTTCCTGGACCGGGTACGGCACACGCACCGGATCCTCGGCGCCCAACCGGGCATCCTCCGCAACGACGTCGTCACCCTGGTCGACGGCGAGAGCGACTACAACGTGGTGACCGCGGTGACCTGGGAATCACGCGATGCCCTCCAGAACGCAGGCCGAGCGGTGGCCGCCGATGTCGCGGCGAGTGGCTTCGACCGGGCCGAATTCCTTCGGCGTCTCGGAGTCACCGCCGACTTCGGCACGTATGCGTCCTGACCGCGTCAGGCGCCCGGATCCATCCGGCCCACCGCCCGGACCTTGGCTACACGACGTTGTGAGAACGGCTCCCACAGACGCCGTTGCACCCACAACGTGATGCACCCGGCGACGGTCATCCCGACGATGTTGATCACCAGCTGCAAAGCGGACCCACGCACCTCACCCCACTCCGCGAAAGCAGCGGCCAGCCCGAGGTTGCCGGCGGCCGGGATCGTGGTCACCGATATGAACACCCCGGCCAGCGCCCCGGTGTGGGCGGAGGTGATGGACAGGACGCCCGCGACGGCGGCGAGCACCGCAACAAGCAACGACCACCGGTCAGGGGAATAGATGAACTCGGTCTCGGGATGGTGGTGGACGTCGTCGGCCGTCACCCAACCCAGCCCCCGTGCCGCCATGGAGACCAGGAAGGTCACCAGGATGGCGACGACGAAGCCCACGATCAGCGTGCGGCAGGCCAGCCAACACAGGTGCGGTCGCCGCAGCACCACCGCCACCCCGATCGCGGTGATCACACCGAACTCTGGGCCGAGCACCATCGCACCGATCGTCAGGATCTGCGAATCGAGCACCACGGCGACGGCCGCGAGCAGGGTGGCCAGGATCATGAAGCCGAGGTAGGTGAAGTTGAGTTCCGAATCGCCATAGGCCCGTCGGCCCACCTGGGCCCACACGACCGCGTCCGACCCGAAACCGGGCGCACGCCGTTCGGCCTGCAGCGCGCGACGGGACAGAAAGGTCTCGACCTCTTCCACCCGCAGGCAACCGTCCGCGGCCACTCCGAGGTCCCGGAGCGCGATGATCAGATCGTTGGCGGCCTCGCGCGCGACATCGATCGTCACCAGATCGCCTGCGGGCTTCACCGAGGCGCCCCGGACGACGGACACCGCACTCACTGCTTCGTCGTCGGAGACCAGGCCGAGTAGGTCGTCGGTCAGATGCGCAGGTGATGACACCTCGATGTGCAGCACGTCGTCATTGTGCCGCCGGTGTCGCCGGAATCAGTCGATGACGTCGGCGAGCCGTCGGATCGCGAACTCATAACCCCGTACACCACAGCCGGCGATCACCCCGACCGCGATCGGCGACACGTACGAGTGATGCCGAAAGGACTCGCGCCGGTGGATGTTGCTGATGTGGACCTCCATGATCGGCACCTCCGGAACCACCAGCGCATCGGCCAGCGCAACCGATGTGTGCGTCCACCCACCCGGGTTGATCACGATGCCGCTGACCTGTCCGCGGGCCTCATGGATCCAGTCGATCATCTCGCCCTCGTGATTCGTCTGGGCGGCACGCAGGCCGAATCCGAGCTCGGATGCGGTCCGTTCGGCGAGTTCGACGACATCGCCGAGCGTCGACGAGCCGTACACCTCCGGTTGCCGCACGCCGAGGGTGTTCAGGTTCGGGCCGTTGAGCAGCAGAATCGGCAAGGGTTCGGGGCTCGTCGCGGTGTCCGGCATGCCCCTCACACTAGTTGAGGGTGCTGAGGGGCAAAGTGCGTCGAGGGGTACCGGTTACCATCTCTCTTTGTGCCCGAGCAGACGGTTCGACGAGCCAAGATCGTCGCGATCATCACCGGCCTGCTCGGTCTCTTCATGGCACTGGCCACCCCACTCATGCCGGTCCAACAGACCACGGCGCAGATCAACTGGCCTCAGGACAACACCCTCGGATCGGTGGCCGCCCCGCTGATCAGTTATGTACCCATCGATTTCGACGCGCACGTCCCGTGCAGCGCCATCGATCAACTCGGCGACGACGAATCGGTACTGCTGTCGACGACGCCCAAAGAGGCCGAGAAATCTGCCGAACGCGGTCTGTTCATACGCAAGACGGGACAGCCGGGTGATCCAGCCGCCCGACAGACCGTCGAGGTGGTCATCCGCAATCTCCCGCTGGTGTCGGCGACGGTGGCGCAGGTCCGACAGCAGGACTGTCGCGAGATCGTCGTGCACGCCGATTCCGAAGCGGTCTCGGCCGAGTTCGTCGGAATGCACAACGACCAGGGCGAACCACTCGACGGCACCACCGCGGGCCGGGAGTCCAACACCTACGACAAGGACCAGCGACCGCAGGTCACCGGGCTGTTCACCGATCTCTCCGGGCCGGCCGCCAGTCAGCCCGGGCTCAGCGCTCACGCCACCATCGACTCCCGCTACTCGACGGCTCCGACCATCCTGAAGTGGCTCGTCCTCATCGTCGGCATCATCTGCACCCTGTTGTCGCTGGCTGCGCTCGCCGTCCTCGACTCCACCGACGGCCGCAAGCACCGGCGCATCCTCCCGGCACGCTGGTGGCGACTCAACGCTCGCGACTACGTGGTCATCGGCGCGCTGATCGTATGGCACTTCATCGGACCCAACACCTCCGACGACGGCTATCTGCTGACCATGGCCCGCGTCGCGCAGAACGCGCAGTACACGGCCAACTACTTCCGCTGGTACGGCGCGCCCGAAGCGCCGTTCGGCTGGTACTACCAGGTCTTCGGGCTCCTCAGTCATGTCAGCGTGGCGAGCCCGTGGATGCGCATCCCCGCGTTGATCTGCGGCATCGGCGTCTGGCTCATCATCAGCCACGAGGTGCTACCGAGACTCGGTCGTGCCGCCATCACCCGGCCCTCCGTCGCGTGGACCGCCGCCTTCGTTTTTCTGGTGTCGTGGTTTCCGTTCGACAACGGGCTGCGCCCGGAACCGATCATCTGTCTCGGTGCCCTGCTCACGTGGTGTTCGGTTGAGCGTGCCATCGCGACCGGACGCCTGCTGCCCGCCGCGGTGGCTTGTCTCATCGGCGCGTTCAGCCTCGCCGCCGGCCCGACCGGGCTCCTCGCCGTAGCTGCGCTCATCGCCGGTGCACGACCGATGATCCTGGCATTGATCAAGCGCGCGAAGGTCATCGGCGGCGGCCGTTGGGCCTACGTCGCCCTCGTGGCGCCGATTCTCGCCGCCGGCACGTTCATCATCTTCGTCGTGTTCTCCAATCTCACACTGAGATCATTCGTCGAGGCGTCGCAGATGAAGACGGCCCTCGGACCATCCGGCCACTGGTACAACGAGATCAATCGCTACTCGTCATTGTTCGCCTTCTCTGCCGATGGCTCCATCGCCCGACGGTTCGCCGTCCTCGCGATGATCCTGGGCCTGGTGGTGTCCGCGGCGATGTTGATCCGCCGGTCCCGCATCCCGGGCACCGCGCTGGGTCCGTCCCGACGTATCGTCGGGATCACCTTCGCGTCGTTGGTGTTCCTGATGTTCACCCCGACAAAGTGGACACACCATTTCGGGGTGTTCGCCGGACTCGGAGCGGCACTCGCCGCCATCGCGGCGATCGCGGCGAGCAATCAGATCATGCATTCCAGGCGCAACCGCACACTGTTCGCGGCGCTGGTCCTGTTCATCGCCGGCCTGGCATTCACCGCACCCAACTCGTATTACTACTCGTCCGCCTGGGGCATGCCCTGGGGTGTCATGCAGGTCTCCATCGCCGGCGTGAACCTGGCAAATCTGCTCCTCTACGCCGCACTCGCACTCCTGTTGGCGGCCTTGTGGTTCCACTTCCGTGAGCCGTTCACCGGTGCCGATCCCGCCGACGAGACCCCCGACCGCTCTGCTCGGCCGTGGTACCGCCGTGCCGCGACGGTACCGGCCTCGGCCCCTTGGCCTTCGTCAGCGCGGCGGTGGTGATCTTCGCCCTGGTGACCGCGATGTTTGCCGGCATCCAGCAGAGTTCGTCGTACTCGGTACCGCGCGCGAACCTGGAGGCCCTCGCGGGCGAGGAATGCGGTATGGCAGACAAGGTCTGGGTGGAGACGGACCCCAGCCGCTACCAGCTCACCCCCGTCGACGGATCGATCACCGACCCGCTGGCAGGCCCGCCGACCGCACCAGCCGACGCGACCCAGCCGGCCACCACCGGCTTCACCGCGAATGGTGTGGACGAGGATCTCGAGACCACCGCGAGTGAGGGTTCGCTGGGCGTCCTGGCGGGCAGCGCAGTCTCGTCACCGGACGTGCTGACTGCCAACCCCGGCGGTACCGGTGGTGGCGTGGAGACGACCGCCGGAGTCAACGGCAGTTACGCACAACTCCCGTTCTTCCTCGATCCGGCGAAAACACCGGTGATGGGCTCCTATTCGAAGACCGATCAGGTCCCCGCTCGCCTGACATCGGCGTGGTACACGTTGCCCGCTGATTTCAAGGAGCGCCCCTTGCTGGCGTTCTCGGTCGCCGGTCTGTTCGACAATCCGGACCTGTTGCTCGAGTACACCACCGACCCGGTCGGACCGGGCACCCGCGACGCGTCGTTGCATGCCACCGGCGACACCGAGATGATCGACCCCGGCCCGCGACCATCGTGGCGAAACGTCCGTGTCACCACTGATTCGCTCCCGGACGACATCACCGCGGTACGAATCGTCGCGACCGACGACAACCTCTCGGAGGACCGCTTCATCGTGGTCACCCCGCCTCGGCTCCCCGAGATGCAGACGCTGCAGCAGGTGGTCGGGCGTGAGGACCCGGTGCACGTCGATTGGACCTCCGGCCTCTCCTTCCCGTGCCAACGACCGTTCACCCACAAGGACGGGGTCGCCGAGATCCCGAAGTGGCGGATCAAGCCGGGGTCCGACCTGGCGGCCGCGGTCTCGGCATGGCAGGACTCCTTCGGCGGAGGGCCCCTGGGCTGGATCGAGGTCTCTCAGCAGGCCACCGCGATGTCCACCTACCTCCAAGACGACATCGGGCGTGACTGGGGCGCCCTCGAGCGGTACACACCGTACGGCGACGTGACCACCCTTGCCGATGTCGACACCGGTACCGCGACCCGTAGCGGGCTGTGGAGTCCCGCGCCGATCCGTCACTGACCGGGCAACCGGCCTTTTTCGACGATCGGTAGATGACGAGCTCCCCCGCCGATCGAATAGGTGGCAACCTCCCCTCGCCGATCGAGTGGGCGACGAGCGCAGCGAGGAATCGTATCGAGATCACCACACCAGGTCTCGATACGGTCTCCGCGGACGCTCCGGGCCACTCGATCAACGGGGCCGGACGCTCGGGGCCACTCGATCACCCGCAGAACATCAAGCAGCGCATGCGAATCGGCAGCAGCTCAGTTCTTGATCGCGCGCATCGGTCCTGGCGTCCACAGACCTCCGTGGACGTCGTCGGTGATCTTCAGTTCGGCCTCGACCTGAGGCTTGAGCGGTACCAGCCGCTGCAGACTGCCCCAGTCCCTCGCCCAGCTGTTACGCAGGTAGGAGGGGAGGACGACCGGACGCAACTCGTTCTCGACGATGCCGAGAGGGCCGCCGTAGTCGCCGGCCATCCATCGACGGGAGTTCACCCGCTCGCCCTCGGCGTCGGGCGTGACCCGCCACATCGGCGTCTCCAGCACCCCGTTGACCGCCGCGGCCGGTCGCTGACACGGAAAGGCCAGCGCCACCTCCCAGTCCAGCAACACCGGATCATCGCTACCCACCAGGGAATTCAGAGTCGTCATCTCCGTGACACGCGGCGGGGTGACCGCCAGCCACTGCTGGGAGTCCGTCGAGGTGTCGTCGGCGACGATCCGGGTGACCGTCGCGCGCGGCGGCACCTGATCGAGAGGCACCCGCAGATTGCGCCACTCGGGGTCGGTGTCGATGCCCAGCGGAACCACCGACGCCACGGTGGAGACGCGCCCGTCCGGCTCCACCCGGCCGAACTCGAGCCGCACCTTCTGGCCCGGGTGCGTGACGGCGAGGTGGTCGACGTACTCGATCTTGCCCGCGACCGACATCGTGACCAGCGGCGCGTCATCGCTTCGGGGCGGGAGTTGATACCAGTCCGACGTCAGATGGCCTCGGCCAGAAGGCGACTGATAGGTACCGAGGACCGGGACCCGGCGCTGATCCAGACCGAACGGCAATCGCACCGACGACCCGTTGACACCCTCGGTGGCGGTGGTGCCGCCACCCGTGTCGGCGGCACCTGCCGAGCCGCTCGGCTCTTCCTGCGCCGACGACGGATCCGTTTGGGAACGGTCCAGACCCGGGGAACTCTTGTCGGAGTCTGCCGACGAGTCCTCACCGGAGTCGGCCTCGCTCTCCAACTGCGTCGACACACCGTTGGGGTCAAAGCCGGTCATGCCTTGGCCGGCCAGCGTCGCGCCCGGCGACGGATTGTTCTGCCCGGCAACCTCGGCCGGTGCCAACAGGCCCTTGTTGGGATCTCCCTCGACCATGACCGCATCTGCCAGCGCGCACGGGTTGCCGCGCAGCGCATCGATGTTGGAGCTGGTCCACGACCACGAATCCTGTTGCGTCTGCGCCGCCTTGGCGAACGATACGAAGTTGAACAGCAGGACCACGGTGGAGATGATCGCCAGCGAATAGGTCGGCATCCGCTGGACGATGCTGCGGCCAGAATCTGTCTGCACCGCAACAGGTTCGCCGCGCTGCGCACGCTGATCGTCACGGTAGTACTGCCAGACGCCGTACAGGGTGAGGAGTACCGCGACCGCCAGGATCGGGACGAAGAGTTCGATACCCGCCACGTTGGGTGTGTCGTCGGCCCAGGGGATGCCGTAACTGCCCACGTACCACCATTGATTGCGGCCGGCGAAGGCGACCGCGAGGGCGTATGCAGCGGCGGCTGCGATGAAGGTCCTGTTGCATCGACGACGCATCACGGACGGCTGGAGGAACACCGTCGCCGCAGCAGCGAGAACACCGGTGAGACAGGCGAATGCACCCATCTGGTGCGTGGCCTTGGTCGGGACGAACGCCAGTACCGCCACCGCACCGGAGGTGACTGCGACGAGACGCCAGAGCGGCGCGCTCGGCACACCCGGCACCCGACGCTTGCTCAGCAGCGTGAGAACGATGACGGCGACCGACAGGAATGTCACGAAGATGCCGACACGCCGGGCGATGGAACCGTCGGGGGTCGGGTTCAACAGGATGTAGTACCGCATCGCCTCGGTCCACCATTCGTTGGTGGGACCGACGATGCCCTGCACCTTGATGCCCTCCCGGATCGCCGCGAGGGGCTGGTCGGCGAAGATCTCGAAGAGCACCGCCAATCCTGCCGCCAGAATCGGCATCACCAGGGGTAGCAGGCCGTCACGCCGGGCACGCCGACGCAGTCGCCGCAGCAGCGGTCGCAACGCCGCCAGCAACGGCAGGATCGCGATGGCGCCTGCCGGGTGGATCGTCAGCGTGAAGGCCGCCGACAGGACGGCCAGGGTCAGGGGGAACAATCGGCCGGTGGCGATCGATCGCTCGACCAGCACCCAGGTGAGCAGGATGCCGACGCTGAGCGCCGGCTCCACGCGCAGACCGTTGTTGAACGCCAACCACACCACCAGGAACCCGAGTGCCGCCGTCCATCGGGCGGCGTTCGACGACCGGACCGCGCGACCCAGACGGGGCAGCGCGGCGCGGCTGATCAGGAACCAGCCCGCCAACGCGAACAGCAACGGCAGCACTCGAAGCCACGGGGTGGCGGTACTCACCTGCATCCACAGCGCGAGATAGCGGTAGTGCCAGCCGAACGGGTCCTGCGGCGCACCGAAGTACCGGTAATAGTTGTCGAGATAGCCCGCACCGGGCGCCACGCGTCCCACGGTCACCTGATAGCCGTCGTCGGCGGTGTTGCCTCCCACGAACAGCCACACCAGCAACACACCCGTGACCACCACATCAAGCGGCTTGATGCGCCACCACCGTTGCGCGCCGGCGCGGACCATGCGCCGTAACCGCCGCCCGTCGCGTGCGTCGAGCACAGCCAGCGCGATCATCGAGATGATCGTCGAGATCACACCGAGGATCAGCAACGCACCCTTGAAGGTGGTGGGACTGGAGATGAATCGCGTGTCGATCGCCGATCGATACGAGAGGCCCTCCGTGGACACATCTTTCGGAAGGTCGGTGTAGACGCCGATGATCTGCGGTCGCGCATTGGGGTCGTCGAGGCGGAAGCTCTGCGTTCCCGCACCGGGATCGACGCCTTCCACCGCACCGCGACTACCGGTGGTGTCCGCGTGGATGACCACGCGACATTGCGCATTCTGCTGCGCGGCGGCGCGAGGAACGTTCAGCAGCACCGCGTTTCGCTGCGTCACCAGCAGACGGTCGTGGGTGGCACGGACGAACAGGCCGACGGTACCCGCCTGGGCACCGTTCTCGGGAACGGTCGACAGCAGCACACCGCCCGCCGGGGGCAGATCGGCGGCGAGTCGGCACGGCACCGAGATGTCCATCGACACCGGCGCATACGACACATTGGGCGCCGCCACGTTCTGCACGACGCCGGCCCCATTCGGCCCGCTCGCTGCGCTCCCGGCGCCGGCCTCATTCGGCCCGCTCGCTGCGCTCCCGGCGCCGGCCTCATTCGGCCCGCTCGCTGCGCTCCCGGCGCCGGCCTGACCCTGGGGCCATTGCAGCTCACTCTTGGTGTAGGACACCGGCAGGAACGGAGCCGCGATCGCGAGCAGCACGCCGAGCGCACCGGCGACCACCGCGACGATCTTCGCGACCTTGATGGTCCTGCTGTCCGGGGCGAAGCGCATGGATCGTGTCGTCTTCTGCTCTGCTGTCTTCGGTTCTGGCGTCTCGGGCTCAGTCATCTTGCGGCACCACCCTGATCGATCCCGGTCGCGTCCATCCCCACGTCGTCGTGGTACCGGTGGTCACCTGTGCGGGTGTCGCATCCGCGACCAACGGCGACAAGCGCTGCAGCCCACCCCAATCGCGGAACCAGTCGTTCTCCAGGTAAGTGGCCATCGTCGTCGCACTGGTCAACGCCTCCGGCGTGGTGAGAATGCCACCGTTGACCGAAGCCTGCCACGTCTTGGACTTGGAGTTGGTGGTCGTCTGGTCCGGCACGATACGCCAGCGGGGCACCTCGCTCACGCCGTCGCGCGTGCTCATCGGATGCTGACACGGGAACTGACTGCCGACCGACAGATCGAGCAGCACCGGCGTCCGCGAACCGACGACGTCCTGCAATGTGTGCAGTTGCGGCGCCCGCGGCGGCGTGAACGCCAGCCATTGGTCCGGACTCACGTTGTCGTCGACGGCGACGATCCGCATGGCCGTGGCGCCACCGGGCACCGCTGTCATCGGGATACGCAGGTTCCGCCACGGCCGATTCGGCCTGCCCGGTCCCGGATCTATCGGCGTGTAGGCCTTGCCCACCTGCTTGAAACCACCGGCCGCATCGGTTCGACCGAACTGCACCTGCAACGACCGCCCAGGGGTTGCGACGCCGTCCTGGTCGACCGAGAAGACCGGTCCGGCCGCCGTGATCACCAACAGCGGCGACGCATCGCGGGACGGCAGCCGGTACCAGCCGGAGGTCAGTTCCGCGGTGCCGTTGTCGTGTCCGTAGCTGCCCAACACCGGCGTGGTCTTCGGGTCGAGGCCGAACGGCAGCGCCGCCGACGATCCGTTGATCGTCTTCGGCCCGGTGCCGCCGGTGGTACCGGGAGGCCCGCCGGTGACGACGAACGGGCGCGACAGGTCGCCAGAGGTGTTGATGGTGCCCGCTCCCAGCGATGTCGGGTCGGGCGTCAGGTCACCCGCCACACCGTCCGGGGTGAAGCCGGTGGATTCGCCGGCGAGCGCACGCGAGATGTCGCGGGTTCCGATCGGCGCGAGTGCACCGAGGTTCGGGTTCTGTTCCAGGAGAACCTGATCGGCCATTCCACACGGATCGCCCGCGAGCGCACGGGTGTTGGCGTGAAAAGTGGTGTAGGTGTCCGAACGGTCCATCGCGGCTTTGGCGAACAACCCCATCTCACCGACCACCACGAGCGTGGCGATCACCAGCATGGGGGCCGACGCGACGGCGATCTGTGTGCGCGACAGGCGAGTCCGGTCACCGCGGACCTTTCCGCGCTCTGCGTCGACATCGATCCGCAGGTGATACCAGGTCGCGACTGCGAGCGCCAAGACGGTGAGCACCAGGAAGACCGACGACAACGGCGTCCCCGCCACCACCGGCGCCTTGTCGAACCACGAGATGCCGAAGTCGTACCCCCAGCCCCACGCGTTCTCACCCGCGACAGCGACCGCGCAGGCGAACAGCAGCACGGCGATGTACATCCACAGATTTCGTGGCGAACGCCGCGCCGATTGCGCGACGGCGACCGTCGCGACCGCAGCCATGGCCGCGCCGACGCCCGCGTAGATCCCGAACTGGACGGTCCACTTGGTGGGCGTGAACGACAACAACAACACCGTCAGCAGGATCGAGCCGACGAGTCGCCACACCGGTCCGGGGTCGACACCGCGGATGTGCTTGCGACGCAACATCACCGCCAACGTCACAAACAGTGCGGCGACCAGGAGCAACAGCGGTACGCGACGCACCAGCGAACCATCCTGGGTGGTCAGCGAGAGATAGTAGAAACGCAGGAGTTCCTGATACCAGGCCAGTGTCGGCCCCACGGTGTATCGAAGTCGCACCGCCTCGGCCACGTTGGCGAGCGTCTGGTCACGGAAGACCACGATGACCACCACCGCGAATGCCCCGGCCACCGGCGCGAGCAACGGGAGCATCCCGTTCTCGCGACGGCGGGTCCGGATGGTGCGCAACATCGGTCGCGATCCGGCGATGAGCATGGCGAGCGCGATCACGCCGTGCGGGGCCACCGCCAGGGTGAGGCCCGCGCTCAATGCCGCTCCCGCCGCCGGCAGCATCCGACGGGTGGCGACGGCCTGCTCGACCCCCCACCACGTGAGCAGCGATCCCAGCACGATGATTCCCTCGCTGCGCAACCCGCTGCACAGCGGCATCCAGAACGCCACGAACACCGCGGCGGCGGTGAACATCGCCCACTGCGAGCGACGGACCGCACCACCCAGCCGTGGCAACAGGATCCGGCTCAGCACGAACCAGCTGATCAGTCCGGCCACCAGTGCGGGCAGTCTCATCCAGACGCCCGCCGTCGACACGGTCGACCAATGCGACAGAAAAGTGTAGTACCAGTCGAACGGCGCCTCGGGAATTCCGAAGAAACGGTAGTAGTTCGCGAGGTAGCCGGCATCGTGCGCGGTGCGGCCCATGTTGAGGATGTAGCCGTCGTCGGACGATCCGGCCCCGAGGAAGTGCCAGACGACGAGTGCCGCGGTCACCGCGATGTCGGCCGCACGCGGCGCGAACAGCCGCCGAAGGTCGAGGCGACCGATCCGGCGGTGATAACCGTTTCGTACATCGAGTACGGCGATCGCGACGAAGGAGATCGCCGCGGCGATCAGCCCGATGATCATCACGATGAGTTTGAGCACCGACGGTCCGGTGTCGAAGCGGTTGTCGATGTCGACGTGGACTGCCAGCCGATCGGCGGGGGCCCCTTCGCCGGCCGCCTGACGCACCGCGGCCGGGCGGAGCCCGGTGAAGACTCCCGACACCTGCGGTCGATCACCGGGATCGCCGGCGACGGCCGGACCGAGCCCGACGAAGTGCGCCTCGGTCGCCGACGCCGACGCACGAACCGTCAGTCGGTCGCATCGGTTCAGGTCGGCGCGATCGGCACGGACCAGTTCCTTGCCGCGCATCGTCACCGAGACCGCCTGGCGGTCCGCGGTCACGAACAGTGCCTTGTTCGACGAGTTGCGCCCGGCAGACGGCATGGTGGAGACCACAACGGTCGTCTCGTCGGCCGGCGTCTGCGCCAAAGCGCGACACCCGACGGTGACATCGAGTCCTGACGCCGTCTGAGCGACCAGGGGCGCCGTCACCGACGCGCTCGAGCCGATGGTCTCCTGGGGCCAGTCGATGGACGCGGTGTGCTGGCTGACCGGCAGCAATGGCGTCAGCACGGCAGCGACGATCGCGACAAGTCCGGACACGATGGCGATCGCGGCCCAGACACGTGTGGGCGCTCGTCGGGAAGAGGCAGTCATCAGACGGTGACCCTAGTTGACGGGAAGAACCCTGTTGTAGCGCAGTCCGGGTCTGACTAGGTCCTCTCAGGGAAGTCCCATAA is a genomic window of Gordonia sp. SID5947 containing:
- a CDS encoding arabinosyltransferase domain-containing protein, giving the protein MTASSRRAPTRVWAAIAIVSGLVAIVAAVLTPLLPVSQHTASIDWPQETIGSSASVTAPLVAQTASGLDVTVGCRALAQTPADETTVVVSTMPSAGRNSSNKALFVTADRQAVSVTMRGKELVRADRADLNRCDRLTVRASASATEAHFVGLGPAVAGDPGDRPQVSGVFTGLRPAAVRQAAGEGAPADRLAVHVDIDNRFDTGPSVLKLIVMIIGLIAAAISFVAIAVLDVRNGYHRRIGRLDLRRLFAPRAADIAVTAALVVWHFLGAGSSDDGYILNMGRTAHDAGYLANYYRFFGIPEAPFDWYYTFLSHWSTVSTAGVWMRLPALVAGLISWFVLSRILLPRLGGAVRRSQWAMFTAAAVFVAFWMPLCSGLRSEGIIVLGSLLTWWGVEQAVATRRMLPAAGAALSAGLTLAVAPHGVIALAMLIAGSRPMLRTIRTRRRENGMLPLLAPVAGAFAVVVIVVFRDQTLANVAEAVRLRYTVGPTLAWYQELLRFYYLSLTTQDGSLVRRVPLLLLVAALFVTLAVMLRRKHIRGVDPGPVWRLVGSILLTVLLLSFTPTKWTVQFGIYAGVGAAMAAVATVAVAQSARRSPRNLWMYIAVLLFACAVAVAGENAWGWGYDFGISWFDKAPVVAGTPLSSVFLVLTVLALAVATWYHLRIDVDAERGKVRGDRTRLSRTQIAVASAPMLVIATLVVVGEMGLFAKAAMDRSDTYTTFHANTRALAGDPCGMADQVLLEQNPNLGALAPIGTRDISRALAGESTGFTPDGVAGDLTPDPTSLGAGTINTSGDLSRPFVVTGGPPGTTGGTGPKTINGSSAALPFGLDPKTTPVLGSYGHDNGTAELTSGWYRLPSRDASPLLVITAAGPVFSVDQDGVATPGRSLQVQFGRTDAAGGFKQVGKAYTPIDPGPGRPNRPWRNLRIPMTAVPGGATAMRIVAVDDNVSPDQWLAFTPPRAPQLHTLQDVVGSRTPVLLDLSVGSQFPCQHPMSTRDGVSEVPRWRIVPDQTTTNSKSKTWQASVNGGILTTPEALTSATTMATYLENDWFRDWGGLQRLSPLVADATPAQVTTGTTTTWGWTRPGSIRVVPQDD